A window from Drosophila yakuba strain Tai18E2 chromosome 3L, Prin_Dyak_Tai18E2_2.1, whole genome shotgun sequence encodes these proteins:
- the LOC6532767 gene encoding titin homolog: MGNQPGKLHTHPQGGRPKKNVHWKSAERPSPPGRPILTPVALPEQQPDVVNLRWDRPLHDGGSPITGYTVEHRRMGSPHWVRATPTPVDRCDVCISGLEPGWRYQFRCFAENIVGRSDASELSDPLTVTLQRNAITVPRFIDELVDTNAVEDERIEFRVRILGEPPPEINWFKDGYEIFSSRRTKIVNDNEASVLVIHQVALTDEGEIKCTATNRAGHVITKARLMVQAPPKIRLPRTYEDGLIVEADEVLRLKVGVAGQPPPAITWLHEGEVIAPGGRFEITNTEKNSLLKIDNVLREDRGEYMVKAWNRLGEDSTSFLVTVTARPNPPGTPKLNMSFGKSATLSWTAPLDDGGCKIGNYIVEYFRVGWNVWLKAATTRALTTTLHDLIEGSEYKFRVKAENPYGLSEPSGESELLFIPDPKRGITKPKSATRIAGDEKDKPKAGAGGVQVPPRRKTLSPPRPQADASTGMSPKQSPSVKRKPKPQLIDNEQLTHEMSYGTSDHALKMDVRKSPSLSSADLANKPTTESSNPKLNLTLVTTTLAPPDKSVPSPKAPKTPATSPLKLFNPKPSGAPKDRSPVQPKPQPLPTPPKENPNKASPNQKRSLSPPNKRQPAPLRKSPTPPEPIKITPALLRSAEPVQLGVNQNVRRFSGQALSPARNVPTLALAVASGVSAVIGEKLPTIEISAPPTPQEEEPPLPEPSPSPEPALKSQSNARRFSRSADKHDDVHTSNEFMLVVFDKNSKVKDKDRQDSFELDLEDAIQPPPISISAPDLAFLEFTNLHTTFPLRRSVSSTELLYERAMARFYEAVELEQAAKARKTSRDKLVTPVPHQTPANLRKRLGSISEAERLSFERRTELRRQSADMVSISRKWDSRENVNELGNLTRIHTTGQLPLETRKDLLEPEPEEEHEDVEEEHLTESTADDSEDMDLDYDEDMDVDEEYPPQKKLQQQSSNDLGSDYTESTASSEQDSIEKFKMELLARTRSPSPRDLETYHPRTMGAGTFTPYRAPTPEQAAVVLNRPVPLPSPDFVPKPILKRSSNEHVEQAVSPLPSPLSFGKEEPSITVPPTSTVAASNPSTLKMDLAKGIKSFFSRDKRSATEKNTEANEEISNPLEKTNAAAIAADLEVKRKAKEEEELRRKEEERLMQEEAHAAVDHYSDLVKEVGSSHRYHTPLYLDRDELKRAAAKAAAETDEEDVLTHAEELKKRRATGGSEDLFLAPPVVRERRLSISEREQLVHVRDAASSLAFHRSPEKAESEQEHESQPSQQDEEPEYPTVLVVPPPKSKNKNESETESVMSEMVEARPDARGRTRLVKVKRVIRRRVPSSTRSRDASLTRPVIPDVEGSQQTSLVLSVADRELLQKAATLAILQSEEQAHEKVRSALSYCTDLVLFLVACYVYLFKDARLVLPILGLIIYRQLGEAVRGYMPGWLRRRFTGDGS; encoded by the exons ATGGGAAATCAGCCGGGAAAGCTGCACACGCATCCACAGGGCGGTCGCCCCAAGAAGAATGTCCACTGGAAGTCCGCAG AACGACCCTCACCGCCTGGCCGACCCATCCTGACGCCAGTGGCACTGCCGGAGCAGCAGCCGGACGTGGTGAACCTGCGCTGGGATCGGCCACTCCACGATGGAGGTTCACCCATCACAGGCTATACTGTGGAGCACCGGCGCATGGGGTCACCGCACTGGGTgagggccacgcccactcccgTGGATCGCTGCGATGTGTGCATCAGTGGACTGGAGCCGGGTTGGCGTTACCAGTTTCGATGCTTTGCCGAGAACATTGTGGGGCGATCCGATGCCAGCGAGCTGTCCGATCCGCTGACGGTGACGCTGCAGCGAAATGCCATAACCGTGCCCCGGTTCATCGATGAACTGGTGGACACGAATGCCGTGGAAGACGAGCGAATCGAGTTCCGCGTGCGTATACTTGGCGAACCGCCGCCGGAGATCAACTGGTTCAAGGACGGCTACGAGATCTTCAGCAGTCGCCGCACCAAGATCGTCAACGACAACGAGGCCAGTGTCCTGGTGATCCACCAAGTGGCGCTGACCGACGAGGGCGAAATAAAATGCACGGCCACCAATCGAGCGGGACATGTGATTACCAAGGCAAGATTAATGGTGCAGGCTCCTCCCAAGATCCGATTACCCCGCACCTACGAGGATGGACTAATTGTTGAGGCGGACGAAGTGCTGCGCCTCAAAGTGGGTGTGGCTGGACAGCCACCGCCCGCTATTACGTGGCTCCATGAGGGCGAGGTCATCGCTCCGGGTGGACGCTTTGAG ATCACCAACACGGAGAAAAACTCGCTGCTCAAGATCGACAATGTGCTTCGAGAAGATCGCGGCGAGTATATGGTGAAGGCATGGAATCGTTTGGGTGAGGACAGTACCTCCTTTCTGGTTACAGTGACCGCCAGGCCCAATCCCCCGGGTACTCCCAAGTTGAATATGTCCTTTGGCAAGTCGGCTACTCTCTCCTGGACGGCTCCACTCGACGACGGAGGCTGTAAGATTGGCAACTACATAGTTGAATATTTCCGAGTGGGCTGGAACGTTTGGCTCAAGGCGGCCACCACTCGGGCACTGACCACCACGCTTCACGATCTGATAGAGGGATCTGAGTACAAATTTCGGGTGAAGGCAGAGAATCCATATGGCCTGAGCGAACCGTCGGGCGAATCGGAGTTGCTCTTCATCCCGGATCCCAAGCGGGGAATCACCAAACCGAAATCAGCTACAAGGATAGCAGGAGATGAGAAGGACAAACCGAAGGCAGGAGCTGGAGGGGTGCAGGTGCCACCACGCAGAAAGACTTTATCCCCTCCACGGCCTCAAGCGGACGCCTCCACGGGCATGTCACCTAAACAGTCGCCCAGTGTTAAGCGGAAACCCAAGCCGCAGCTCATAGACAACGAGCAACTGACCCACGAAATGTCCTATGGAACCTCGGATCATGCTCTAAAGATGGACGTACGCAAGAGTCCCTCGCTGAGTAGCGCTGATTTGGCTAATAAGCCGACGACAGAGAGTTCCAATCCAAAGCTTAACCTCACACTGGTGACCACCACACTGGCACCGCCGGATAAGTCTGTACCATCCCCCAAAGCACCTAAGACACCAGCTACCTCTCCGTTGAAACTCTTCAATCCTAAACCCTCAGGAGCCCCTAAGGATAGGTCACCAGTGCAGCCGAAACCACAGCCATTACCGACTCCGCCCAAGGAAAATCCAAATAAAGCATCACCTAACCAGAAGAGGAGCTTAAGTCCACCCAACAAGAGGCAACCAGCTCCTCTGCGCAAAAGTCCCACGCCACCTGAACCCATCAAGATTACCCCAGCTCTGTTGAGGAGTGCGGAACCCGTTCAACTGGGAGTCAATCAGAATGTCAGGCGGTTTTCCGGACAGGCCCTAAGCCCGGCCAGAAATGTGCCTACTCTGGCATTGGCAGTGGCTTCCGGTGTGTCAGCTGTAATTGGTGAGAAGCTGCCCACCATTGAAATCAGTGCTCCACCAACGCCCCAGGAGGAGGAACCTCCACTACCAGAGCCCAGTCCGTCTCCAGAACCAGCTCTAAAGTCCCAATCCAACGCCAGACGGTTCTCCAGGTCAGCCGACAAACACGACGACGTCCACACCAGCAATGAGTTCATGCTGGTCGTCTTCGACAAAAATAGCAAGGTCAAGGATAAGGACA GACAAGATTCTTTTGAGCTGGACCTGGAGGACGCCATCCAGCCACCACCCATTTCGATTTCTGCGCCGGATCTGGCCTTCCTAGAGTTCACAAACTTGCACACCACCTTTCCACTGCGTCGCTCCGTCAGCTCGACGGAACTCTTGTATGAAAGGGCCATGGCCAGGTTCTACGAGGCAGTGGAACTCGAGCAGGCTGCCAAAGCCCGCAAGACGTCGCGGGACAAACTGGTCACTCCGGTTCCCCACCAAACGCCTGCTAATCTCCGCAAGCGTCTGGGTTCCATTTCTGAGGCTGAACGTTTGTCTTTCGAAAGAAGAACCGAGCTGCGACGTCAATCGGCGGATATGGTGTCCATTTCACGAAAATGGGATTCCAGGGAAAACGTCAACGAGTTGGGTAACCTGACACGTATCCATACCACTGGACAATTGCCCCTTGAGACGCGAAAGGATCTTCTGGAGCCGGAACCGGAAGAGGAACATGAAGATGTAGAGGAGGAACACTTAACTGAGAGTACGGCTGATGATAGCGAGGATATGGATCTGGATTACGATGAggatatggatgtggacgAAGAGTATCCGCCGCAAaagaagctgcagcagcagtccAGCAACGACCTTGGTTCGGATTACACAGAGAGCACTGCATCCTCGGAGCAGGACTCCATCGAGAAGTTCAAGATGGAACTTCTGGCGCGCACTCGATCGCCCAGTCCGCGGGATCTGGAGACCTATCATCCGCGTACCATGGGTGCTGGAACCTTTACACCATACAGGGCCCCCACTCCGGAGCAGGCAGCCGTTGTGCTCAACCGTCCGGTGCCTCTGCCCAGTCCAGATTTCGTGCCCAAGCCGATCCTTAAGAGATCCTCCAATGAGCATGTGGAGCAAGCTGTCAGTCCCCTGCCGAGTCCTTTGTCCTTTGGCAAAGAAGAACCGTCTATCACAGTGCCTCCAACTTCAACTGTAGCAGCCAGCAATCCCAGCACCCTCAAAATGGACCTGGCTAAGGGAATTAAGTCCTTTTTCAGCCGCGACAAGAGATCAGCCACCGAGAAGAACACAGAGGCCAACGAGGAGATATCCAATCCGCTGGAAAAGACCAATGCTGCTGCCATCGCAGCGGACTTGGAAGTCAAGAGAAAAgcgaaggaggaggaggaattGCGTcgcaaggaggaggagcgccTAATGCAGGAGGAGGCCCACGCTGCAGTGGATCACTACAGCGATCTGGTGAAGGAGGTGGGCAGTTCTCACAGATACCATACGCCTCTATACCTAGACCGGGATGAACTGAAGCGAGCGGCTGCTAAGGCAGCAGCGGAAACCGACGAGGAGGACGTGCTCACCCATGCGGAGGAACTGAAGAAGAGACGTGCCACCGGTGGTAGCGAAGACCTGTTTCTGGCTCCTCCAGTGGTCAGAGAGCGACGACTCTCCATCTCGGAGCGGGAGCAACTTGTCCATGTCCGGGATGCAGCTAGTAGTCTGGCATTCCACCGATCGCCCGAAAAGGCAGAGTCCGAGCAGGAGCACGAGTCGCAGCCATCGCAACAGGACGAGGAACCGGAGTACCCCACTGTGCTGGTGGTGCCCCCGCCGAAATCAAAGAACAAGAACGAATCTGAGACTGAGAGCGTCATGAGCGAAATGGTGGAGGCTCGTCCGGATGCCAGGGGGCGGACGCGCTTGGTAAAGGTGAAGAGGGTGATCAGGCGAAGGGTCCCATCGAGCACTCGCTCACGAGACGCGTCACTCACCAGACCTGTGATTCCGGACGTGGAGGGCAGTCAGCAGACATCGTTGGTCCTCTCCGTCGCCGACAGGGAATTGCTGCAGAAGGCGGCCACTCTGGCCATCCTCCAGTCGGAGGAGCAGGCACACGAGAAGGTTCGCTCGGCACTCAGCTACTGCACGGACCTGGTCCTCTTCCTGGTCGCCTGCTATGTGTACTTGTTCAAGGACGCACGCCTGGTCCTGCCCATTCTGGGCCTCATCATCTACAGGCAGCTGGGCGAGGCAGTGAGGGGCTATATGCCCGGATGGCTGCGCCGTAGGTTCACCGGGGATGGTAGCTAG